One window of the Eucalyptus grandis isolate ANBG69807.140 chromosome 8, ASM1654582v1, whole genome shotgun sequence genome contains the following:
- the LOC104414869 gene encoding RAN GTPase-activating protein 2 produces the protein MDAAPLTSQRRPFSVKLWPPSKNTRETLVERMTRNLTSESIFTRKYGSLSPEEAEENAKRIEDEAFTTANQHYEKEPDGDGGSAVQLYAKECSKLILEVLKKGPKGKDEKPPTSDSAKAPRETFFDISKGQRAFIEAEEAEELLRPLKEPENSFTKICFSNRSFGLGAAHVAEPILISLKQQLKEVDLSDFIAGRPETEALEVMSIFSAALEGSVLNSLNLSNNALGEKGVRAFSALLKSQSQLEELYLMNDGISEEAARAVCELIPSTEKLRVLHFHNNMTGDEGAIAIAEVVKCSSLMEDFRCSSTRIGSDGGVALSEALENCIHLKKLDLRDNMFGVDAGVALSKALSKHTNLTEVYLSYLNLEDEGAIAIANVLKETASSLTVLDMAGNDITAEAAPTLSACIAVKNLLTKLNLAENELKDEGAIQIGKALQEGHEQLTEVDLNTNSIRRAGARFLAQVVVQKPGFKLLNIDGNFISEDGIDEVKSIFKKSPEMLASLDENDPEGGDEDEEDEEGEAEGEADEGELESKLKNLEVGEE, from the coding sequence ATGGATGCTGCACCATTGACTTCTCAGCGCCGACCATTTTCAGTGAAACTATGGCCCCCGAGCAAAAATACTCGTGAAACACTTGTAGAACGGATGACAAGGAATCTCACAAGTGAATCCATTTTCACTAGGAAGTATGGAAGTTTGAGCCCGGAAGAAGCtgaggaaaatgcaaaaagaattGAAGATGAAGCTTTTACAACTGCTAATCAACATTATGAAAAAGAGCCTGATGGTGATGGAGGGTCTGCAGTGCAGCTCTATGCTAAGGAATGCAGTAAACTTATACTGGAAGTCCTCAAAAAAGGCCCAAAAGGCAAGGATGAAAAGCCGCCAACTTCTGACAGTGCTAAGGCCCCTAGAGagacattttttgatatttccAAGGGCCAGCGGGCCTTCATTGAAGCAGAGGAGGCAGAAGAACTTCTGAGACCATTGAAGGAGCctgaaaattctttcaccaAAATATGCTTTAGCAATAGAAGCTTTGGATTAGGAGCTGCTCATGTTGCTGAACCCATTCTGATTTCCCTGAAGCAACAATTGAAGGAGGTAGATTTATCTGATTTCATTGCAGGAAGGCCAGAAACAGAAGCTCTTGAAGTCATGAGCATATTTTCAGCTGCCTTGGAGGGTAGTGTTTTGAATTCTCTAAATCTTTCCAATAATGCTTTGGGTGAAAAAGGCGTCAGAGCATTTAGCGCACTCCTGAAATCACAGAGTCAATTGGAGGAGCTCTATTTAATGAATGATGGAATTTCTGAAGAAGCTGCTCGTGCAGTATGTGAGTTGATCCCTTCCACAGAAAAACTTAGAGTTCTTCATTTTCACAATAACATGACAGGAGATGAAGGGGCGATTGCTATTGCTGAGGTTGTGAAATGCTCTTCATTAATGGAGGACTTCCGCTGCTCCTCCACAAGGATTGGCTCTGATGGAGGTGTTGCCTTATCAGAAGCACTTGAAAATTGCATCCATCTGAAGAAACTTGATTTGAGGGACAATATGTTTGGTGTAGATGCTGGAGTTGCTTTGAGTAAAGCTCTTTCCAAGCACACTAATTTGACTGAGGTTTACTTGAGTTACCTGAATTTGGAAGATGAGGGGGCAATTGCTATAGCCAATGTTCTTAAAGAGACAGCCTCATCTCTTACAGTTCTAGATATGGCTGGCAATGACATAACAGCGGAAGCAGCTCCAACTTTATCTGCTTGTATAGCTGTAAAGAATCTTCTCACCAAATTGAACTTGGCTGAGAATGAGCTCAAGGATGAAGGTGCTATTCAGATTGGCAAAGCATTGCAAGAAGGCCATGAGCAGTTGACGGAAGTTGATTTGAACACCAACTCGATCAGAAGGGCTGGAGCTCGATTCTTGGCCCAGGTTGTGGTGCAGAAGCCTGGTTTCAAGTTGCTCAACATCGATGGAAATTTCATTTCGGAAGATGGGATTGATGAGGTCAAGAGTATATTCAAGAAATCCCCTGAAATGCTGGCTTCCCTAGATGAGAATGACCCTGAAGGAggtgatgaagatgaagaggacgAGGAAGGTGAAGCGGAAGGTGAAGCTGATGAAGGTGAGCTGGAGTCAAAGTTGAAGAATCTTGAAGTAGGTGAAGAGTAG